One genomic region from Chthonomonas calidirosea T49 encodes:
- a CDS encoding Ig-like domain-containing protein translates to MVTLSATRDVILADGKQQTLIIADVRDQNGNPLNGATVLFQTTAGTLTQTRVTAVGGIAQTRLISAPFPTVAQVTAIAEGAGVGASNALQIEFTNDPEATVEGNNYVLFTGKYVAYSATDRIIEAFSVNGGSELSYRNFDIKADRIQFHCDDNAVVRAADNITLRRGKHVIHAIRLYYSLGTGMGYAIAKWNGSLQQVEITGVDLQMQKPHGIVPPAYFTMPQMQVKLVVVARSIAYFPGDKLQFTRPRFFQDNLQILSLPYYEMSLNSDQLFSDHFISVGSRGFGLELPFYYDLTPRSSGIIYLRHDQQLGRGYFSTDPGWSIDLMQSYSGTGEMRYEGSYGFTDLTRGGWGFQWTHTQEFSDSTQGAFALDFPHHTGLIGSLDLSTHGKLGRLGIDFNGGQTWVSPTETSLEGDLYLETNPSSYGFAKGWRYVFGTRYSSNYFRSSGSLASLSNASSEEITWRTFPAMPMLLDRRTTLNVSFTLGHMWTTNHLTGFTSQISLGLDRTLPNGGDINFGYDFLSTPNPAYNEDGKHRVSITYQVGRSKHFALGLSGTAFLDSPSASFLADAVYRLDSRWRLLASATLQHGNFLNYQDFELTIGRRIGARELQLTYSTYTKRIYIDLTSTNW, encoded by the coding sequence ATGGTCACTCTTTCCGCCACACGTGACGTGATTTTAGCTGATGGAAAACAGCAGACGCTGATTATTGCCGATGTTCGTGATCAGAATGGGAACCCTCTGAATGGCGCAACGGTCCTTTTTCAAACCACTGCCGGAACGCTCACCCAGACGCGAGTAACGGCCGTCGGCGGAATCGCGCAGACGCGACTTATCAGTGCGCCCTTCCCCACGGTGGCACAGGTTACGGCGATCGCCGAAGGGGCCGGGGTAGGGGCCTCGAATGCGCTTCAGATCGAGTTTACCAACGACCCGGAAGCGACCGTAGAGGGCAACAACTATGTGCTCTTTACCGGTAAGTATGTTGCCTATAGTGCGACCGATCGCATCATCGAGGCCTTCAGCGTCAATGGTGGCTCGGAGCTATCCTACCGCAACTTCGATATAAAAGCCGACCGCATTCAGTTTCATTGCGACGATAACGCTGTGGTTCGGGCAGCAGATAACATTACCCTGCGTCGAGGCAAACATGTCATTCACGCCATTCGCCTTTACTACAGCTTAGGTACGGGAATGGGCTATGCCATCGCAAAGTGGAACGGCAGCCTGCAACAGGTAGAGATAACAGGGGTTGATCTGCAGATGCAGAAACCTCACGGCATCGTGCCTCCAGCCTATTTTACAATGCCGCAAATGCAGGTGAAACTGGTGGTTGTGGCGCGCTCTATCGCCTATTTCCCGGGAGATAAACTTCAGTTCACCCGTCCGCGTTTTTTCCAAGATAATTTGCAGATCTTAAGCCTACCTTACTATGAGATGAGTCTCAACTCCGATCAGCTCTTCTCGGATCACTTCATTAGCGTGGGCTCACGAGGCTTTGGGCTTGAGCTTCCATTCTACTACGATCTCACACCGCGTAGTTCCGGTATTATCTACCTTCGCCATGACCAACAGCTGGGAAGAGGTTATTTTAGCACCGACCCCGGATGGTCTATTGATCTCATGCAGAGCTACTCGGGCACAGGAGAAATGCGCTACGAGGGGTCTTATGGCTTTACGGACTTAACGCGTGGAGGGTGGGGGTTCCAGTGGACCCATACGCAGGAGTTTTCGGATAGCACGCAGGGAGCTTTCGCTTTAGATTTTCCTCATCATACAGGCCTTATTGGAAGCCTCGACCTAAGTACCCACGGCAAACTCGGACGCTTGGGCATAGATTTTAATGGGGGACAGACGTGGGTTTCTCCTACGGAGACCTCATTGGAGGGCGACCTCTATCTTGAGACCAATCCAAGCTCCTACGGGTTTGCAAAAGGATGGCGCTATGTGTTTGGTACCCGCTACTCCTCAAACTACTTCCGCTCTTCTGGTAGTCTTGCCTCGTTGTCAAACGCCTCCTCGGAAGAGATAACTTGGCGAACTTTTCCGGCAATGCCGATGCTGTTAGATCGGCGGACAACCCTTAACGTCTCGTTCACCCTGGGCCATATGTGGACAACAAACCATCTGACTGGCTTCACATCCCAAATCTCTTTGGGGCTGGATCGTACCCTTCCAAATGGTGGAGACATTAACTTTGGCTACGACTTTCTGTCTACGCCAAACCCGGCCTACAACGAGGACGGCAAGCATCGGGTTAGCATCACCTATCAGGTGGGGCGATCGAAGCACTTTGCTCTGGGGCTTTCCGGAACAGCGTTTTTGGATAGCCCGAGCGCCAGCTTCCTAGCCGATGCGGTCTATCGCCTCGATTCGCGATGGCGTCTGCTTGCCTCCGCCACGCTGCAACATGGCAATTTCCTAAATTATCAAGATTTTGAGCTCACTATTGGACGACGTATTGGGGCCCGCGAGTTGCAACTTACTTACTCTACCTACACAAAACGCATCTATATAGATCTAACGAGCACAAATTGGTGA
- the aat gene encoding leucyl/phenylalanyl-tRNA--protein transferase, producing MIPFTPEKVVWAYSMGIFPMYVEEEKAILWFRPERRAIIPLDGFHISRSLAKTIRKGRFEVRINTAFEEVMRGCADRPEGTWITEEFIQVYTELHRRGLAHSVETWREGRLVGGTYGVALGGAFMAESMFHRETDASKVALAALVQRLKERNFVLLDVQYLTPHLQRLGAIEIPHQVYLQRLQKALELPCQFI from the coding sequence ATGATTCCTTTTACGCCAGAAAAGGTGGTTTGGGCCTACAGCATGGGGATCTTCCCTATGTATGTCGAGGAGGAAAAAGCGATTTTATGGTTTCGACCCGAAAGGCGAGCGATCATTCCGCTCGACGGTTTTCACATCTCGCGTTCGCTAGCCAAAACGATTCGTAAAGGGCGTTTTGAAGTACGTATTAACACTGCCTTTGAGGAGGTTATGCGCGGTTGTGCCGATAGACCCGAAGGAACTTGGATAACGGAGGAGTTCATTCAGGTCTATACCGAACTTCACCGACGCGGCTTGGCGCATAGCGTGGAAACATGGCGCGAAGGGCGCCTTGTGGGCGGGACCTATGGAGTGGCATTGGGAGGGGCTTTCATGGCCGAGAGCATGTTCCATCGAGAAACAGACGCCTCCAAAGTAGCCCTAGCTGCTCTAGTGCAACGCCTTAAAGAGCGCAACTTCGTGTTGCTGGATGTGCAGTACCTAACTCCTCATTTACAACGGCTCGGGGCCATTGAAATACCTCATCAGGTCTATCTGCAACGGCTACAAAAAGCGTTAGAATTACCGTGTCAATTTATCTAA
- the cmk gene encoding (d)CMP kinase yields the protein MTSLIVTIDGPAGAGKSSVARKLAQALGYTYLDTGAMYRAVAWMALRQNIALSDAETLAELARTLPIRFGPLSPDGIQQVWIGEGDDAEEVTNAIRTPEVSQAASIISTHSPVRKALVKRQRQMALAAENGVVLEGRDTGTVVVPEAELKIFLTASPQERARRRAAELRAQGLEVSEEAMLKEQEERDVRDSQRTDSPLRRAPDAILLNTDGLDLDAVVQQILRLHEERCGQSQCGVSEA from the coding sequence TTGACAAGTTTGATAGTAACCATTGATGGCCCTGCGGGTGCTGGCAAAAGCTCGGTCGCACGGAAATTAGCACAGGCGCTTGGCTATACTTATCTAGATACGGGAGCAATGTATCGCGCTGTAGCTTGGATGGCTCTAAGACAGAACATAGCTCTGTCGGATGCCGAAACATTGGCTGAGTTAGCTCGTACGCTGCCTATTCGCTTCGGTCCGCTCTCTCCCGACGGGATACAGCAGGTATGGATAGGGGAGGGGGATGATGCCGAGGAGGTTACAAATGCTATTCGTACACCAGAGGTGTCGCAAGCCGCCTCCATTATCTCCACTCACTCACCGGTACGCAAGGCCCTAGTCAAGCGGCAACGCCAGATGGCGCTGGCCGCAGAAAACGGTGTGGTGCTCGAAGGTCGTGATACAGGAACAGTGGTCGTTCCAGAAGCAGAGCTGAAGATATTTCTAACGGCTTCGCCTCAGGAGCGTGCTCGGCGACGCGCTGCCGAGCTAAGAGCGCAAGGCTTAGAGGTCTCTGAAGAGGCGATGTTAAAGGAGCAAGAAGAGCGCGACGTGCGTGATAGCCAAAGGACCGATTCGCCGCTGCGGCGAGCACCCGATGCGATCCTCCTCAATACCGATGGTCTCGACCTCGATGCGGTAGTACAGCAAATACTACGTCTCCATGAAGAGCGTTGTGGTCAGAGTCAATGTGGAGTATCAGAGGCATGA
- a CDS encoding lysophospholipid acyltransferase family protein, whose translation MKAGQAWKEVGLPCWYHRLCRYPLAWIFRLFFHLYGRLQVVGLENIPKTGALLIAANHASDLDPPLGWAVIAQRRWIWGVAKIELWNHPVTRFITRTMHGIPVRRGKADLRMFHLVLELLERGEAIGFFPEGSRSRDGNLQPAQPGLALLVQKSGVPVVPVGVVGTFDMLPPGAKKLRRARLAICFGPPIHFSPDASREQILETVMTAIAQQIEVGKRQVSEKKRDFPGEQQDVRNGL comes from the coding sequence ATGAAAGCGGGGCAAGCTTGGAAAGAGGTAGGGCTCCCATGTTGGTATCATCGTCTTTGCCGATATCCGCTCGCATGGATATTTCGGCTCTTTTTTCATCTCTACGGGCGACTACAGGTGGTAGGTTTGGAAAATATCCCCAAGACCGGTGCCTTGCTCATTGCGGCTAACCATGCTAGCGACCTCGATCCTCCGCTGGGATGGGCCGTTATCGCGCAACGGCGCTGGATATGGGGCGTTGCTAAGATCGAGCTCTGGAATCATCCCGTTACTCGGTTTATAACGCGCACAATGCACGGCATTCCTGTGCGACGTGGTAAAGCCGATCTGCGTATGTTCCATCTTGTTCTAGAGCTGTTGGAGAGGGGAGAGGCGATAGGCTTTTTCCCGGAGGGTAGTCGCAGCCGAGACGGAAACCTACAACCTGCGCAGCCGGGTTTGGCGCTATTGGTGCAGAAAAGCGGCGTCCCTGTGGTCCCTGTAGGCGTTGTAGGGACATTCGATATGCTGCCGCCGGGTGCAAAAAAGTTACGGCGGGCACGCCTGGCCATCTGTTTTGGGCCTCCTATCCATTTTTCACCCGATGCCTCTCGCGAGCAGATTCTCGAAACGGTTATGACAGCCATTGCCCAGCAGATAGAGGTAGGGAAACGGCAGGTTAGCGAAAAAAAGCGCGATTTTCCGGGTGAACAGCAGGATGTCCGCAATGGGCTCTAG
- the upp gene encoding uracil phosphoribosyltransferase, with amino-acid sequence MPLTVLNHALADHIVTRLRDENTPPEQFRPLTRALTHILIAEATKSLPTRPRVIRTPLEEMEGRELDVEIVAVPVLRAGLGMLEPTLEMLPGAAVGYVGLERDEVTAEAHSYYCKLPNMAGKTAFLLDPMLATGGSAYRAAKSLYEAGAEKVILLCVVAAPQGIARLEEAFPSLQIVAAARDRDLNAKSFILPGLGDFGDRLYGTF; translated from the coding sequence ATGCCGCTAACCGTCCTGAACCACGCTCTCGCCGATCACATTGTAACGCGCCTGCGCGATGAAAACACGCCTCCCGAGCAGTTTCGCCCGCTCACGAGAGCCTTAACGCACATTCTCATTGCGGAGGCCACGAAAAGCCTGCCCACACGCCCCCGTGTCATTCGCACTCCGCTGGAGGAGATGGAAGGCCGTGAGCTCGATGTGGAGATCGTGGCTGTTCCCGTATTGCGGGCTGGCCTTGGGATGCTGGAACCCACTCTAGAGATGCTCCCCGGTGCGGCCGTTGGCTATGTGGGTTTAGAGCGTGATGAGGTCACTGCAGAAGCCCATTCTTACTACTGTAAACTGCCGAACATGGCCGGCAAGACAGCATTTTTATTAGATCCCATGCTCGCCACTGGCGGGTCCGCCTACCGGGCAGCTAAAAGCCTCTATGAGGCCGGCGCCGAAAAAGTTATCTTACTCTGTGTGGTTGCAGCTCCGCAGGGCATCGCCCGGTTGGAGGAGGCTTTTCCTTCACTACAGATCGTGGCGGCCGCACGCGATAGAGACTTAAACGCAAAAAGCTTTATATTGCCCGGCCTTGGCGATTTCGGCGACAGACTTTATGGAACCTTCTAA
- a CDS encoding Nicotinic acid phosphoribosyltransferase, with the protein MSVFDGKRLPVSTFKLDVERMRRGWYSDKYFYNIVALLAELARQGYRFGGSCPDLSDIGVDVSNVDIGNIEVEMQWFPRRQPMCIVVGVDKALAILQTCTGYFNEHGEWVDTFENLEVLAVHDGNIATYSGDPMQVQPVLKVRGRYRDFAILETPTLGALTRGSRIATNVYQVLEAARGKDVLFFPARFDAHEVQAGDGYAYHIAVQVYNAHHGRTNPSLVSTDEQGDWWGGAGGGTVAHAAIACFLGDTAETMLAFAAVLPPSIPRIALVDFHNNCLGDTLTVMERMFSRYMQLIEAGKVEEAQRYVLYGVRPDTGGNMRDVSVAPLGDPRLDNGVNPRLCFALRAAIDTAFEAWDLPTRWVDRAREWCHRVKIIVSGGFNPQRIRAFEEMHVPVDAYGVGSALFSNCAECGTTNDYTADVVRVRIHGKWYPMAKKGRQACDNPDLQPVDRLPS; encoded by the coding sequence ATGAGCGTATTTGACGGCAAACGCTTGCCTGTAAGCACGTTTAAACTCGACGTGGAGCGGATGCGCCGCGGCTGGTATTCGGATAAGTATTTCTATAACATTGTGGCCCTCTTGGCCGAGCTTGCTCGGCAGGGGTATCGCTTTGGTGGCAGCTGCCCCGATCTTTCTGACATCGGGGTTGATGTCTCTAATGTGGATATCGGCAACATTGAGGTCGAGATGCAGTGGTTCCCACGCCGCCAACCGATGTGTATTGTGGTGGGAGTGGATAAAGCTCTCGCTATATTGCAAACCTGTACCGGCTATTTCAACGAGCACGGTGAATGGGTAGATACGTTTGAAAATCTAGAGGTGCTGGCCGTTCACGATGGCAATATCGCCACCTACTCCGGTGATCCTATGCAAGTGCAGCCCGTGTTAAAGGTACGAGGGCGCTATCGCGATTTTGCCATTTTGGAGACACCCACGTTAGGCGCTCTCACGCGCGGTTCCCGTATCGCCACCAACGTCTATCAGGTGCTTGAAGCGGCCAGAGGCAAGGATGTGCTCTTTTTCCCGGCACGTTTCGATGCCCACGAAGTTCAAGCGGGAGATGGGTACGCCTACCATATCGCCGTGCAGGTCTATAACGCCCATCATGGGCGCACGAACCCCTCTTTGGTTTCTACCGATGAACAGGGCGATTGGTGGGGTGGGGCAGGAGGGGGCACGGTAGCCCATGCCGCCATCGCCTGTTTTTTGGGAGATACTGCGGAGACCATGTTGGCCTTCGCCGCGGTTCTACCTCCCTCCATACCGCGTATTGCCTTGGTGGACTTTCATAACAACTGTTTGGGCGATACGCTTACCGTGATGGAGCGGATGTTTAGCCGCTACATGCAGCTCATAGAGGCCGGTAAGGTTGAAGAGGCCCAGCGCTATGTGCTCTACGGTGTACGCCCAGATACCGGAGGGAATATGCGCGATGTAAGCGTCGCTCCTTTAGGTGACCCTCGCCTGGATAATGGGGTAAATCCCCGCCTCTGTTTCGCCTTGCGCGCCGCCATTGATACCGCTTTTGAGGCGTGGGATCTCCCCACCCGTTGGGTAGATAGGGCGCGTGAATGGTGTCATCGGGTAAAGATCATCGTAAGTGGAGGCTTCAATCCGCAGCGGATACGGGCTTTCGAGGAGATGCATGTTCCGGTAGATGCCTATGGGGTAGGCTCAGCGCTCTTCTCGAATTGCGCTGAGTGCGGCACCACAAACGACTATACCGCCGATGTCGTGCGGGTCCGTATTCACGGAAAGTGGTATCCTATGGCAAAAAAAGGGCGGCAGGCTTGCGATAACCCCGACCTACAGCCGGTAGACCGACTGCCGTCCTAA
- a CDS encoding macro domain-containing protein yields MVVVHLPTSQENRPSWRRCLRSLRLAQPFIHPLYRVQRDGLNVQLWSASYKLPARMLGAPFFRRKQAFIVPVSPDLKMVYGAAKLARDYGADRPQREADRFAPLPPGEALIVSGARYRYTYTALAVIFDQQKQSSPERIVHAVRRAMELARQRDCTGVILPDFTNNLMPQPNQVTPSLQRAVAEATALAMVEAIRACRGLMEHIHLWCYDPSNAEVYLRELRRL; encoded by the coding sequence ATGGTTGTTGTTCATCTTCCGACATCTCAAGAAAATCGCCCGTCGTGGAGGCGCTGTCTACGCTCTCTGCGGCTTGCTCAACCCTTCATTCACCCGTTGTATAGGGTGCAACGCGATGGGTTAAATGTGCAGCTATGGTCTGCCTCCTATAAGTTGCCAGCGCGCATGCTGGGGGCGCCCTTCTTTCGAAGAAAGCAGGCCTTCATTGTGCCCGTTTCCCCTGATCTCAAGATGGTTTATGGAGCGGCGAAGCTTGCGCGCGACTATGGAGCCGATCGCCCTCAAAGGGAGGCCGATCGGTTCGCCCCCCTGCCACCGGGTGAGGCGCTTATTGTTAGTGGCGCGCGCTATCGCTATACTTATACGGCGCTCGCCGTTATTTTCGATCAGCAAAAACAGAGCTCCCCTGAACGCATTGTTCACGCGGTGCGCAGAGCGATGGAGCTAGCACGTCAACGTGATTGCACGGGCGTTATCTTGCCGGATTTCACCAACAACCTCATGCCCCAACCAAACCAAGTTACACCATCTTTGCAAAGGGCTGTTGCCGAAGCGACTGCGCTGGCTATGGTGGAGGCCATTCGCGCCTGCCGCGGACTTATGGAGCATATTCACCTCTGGTGCTACGATCCAAGCAACGCAGAGGTCTATCTGCGAGAGCTTAGGCGTCTCTAA
- a CDS encoding 2-phosphosulfolactate phosphatase has translation MHVMEIRVALLPVLAGDVQDAVCIVIDALRATSAIAVLFARNCPRVYVAAGHEAAIRFARENRLLLCGETGGRKPEGFDFGNSPVEFLTQDFQGRPVVLSTTNGTYALSQVRQARHVFAGAPLNRTAVAQAAWTAAQQAEADIVIVCSGTDGDFTLEDATSAGLFVEALIAQATPWELPLLDDAAVACKRLWQQDPQLLRSWLEGRHAQHLAEIGFGEDVAYCAQLDRLSVVPELVRDSSAELPTAPIFLVPA, from the coding sequence ATGCACGTAATGGAGATTCGTGTCGCGCTCTTGCCAGTTTTGGCTGGGGATGTTCAGGACGCTGTCTGCATCGTTATAGACGCCCTACGTGCTACCTCGGCCATCGCAGTGCTTTTTGCGCGCAACTGCCCACGTGTGTACGTGGCAGCGGGACATGAAGCTGCTATCCGTTTTGCACGCGAGAACCGCCTGTTGCTGTGTGGAGAAACAGGAGGACGAAAGCCGGAAGGGTTCGACTTCGGTAACTCCCCTGTGGAGTTTCTCACACAAGATTTTCAAGGGCGCCCGGTGGTGCTTTCCACGACCAACGGCACCTATGCTTTATCACAGGTTAGGCAGGCTCGGCACGTTTTTGCAGGGGCGCCCCTCAATCGAACAGCCGTTGCACAAGCGGCCTGGACTGCAGCCCAACAGGCTGAGGCGGATATCGTTATCGTGTGCAGCGGAACCGATGGGGATTTCACACTGGAGGACGCCACTTCTGCTGGTCTCTTTGTGGAAGCGCTCATCGCTCAAGCCACACCCTGGGAACTACCTCTATTAGATGATGCGGCTGTGGCCTGTAAGCGGCTGTGGCAACAAGATCCTCAACTCCTTCGAAGCTGGCTTGAGGGACGCCATGCGCAACATCTTGCCGAAATAGGTTTTGGCGAGGATGTCGCCTACTGTGCGCAGCTCGATCGGCTATCGGTTGTCCCCGAATTGGTAAGAGACTCGTCGGCTGAGCTGCCGACGGCGCCTATCTTTCTCGTTCCGGCTTAA
- a CDS encoding YihY/virulence factor BrkB family protein, producing MWLKPVVSARRFFMTPKNLKRQWLSESYRYSRRIGHIIWRYLYTIYQAYSRHEGSMMACACAYCILLSLVPLLAFGIAVIGFFIGGSERALHSFIASVEGFLPLNPRFLQSTLGHVLASRGTLGLIGLVGLLYGAHQAFLVLENALNLIWEVHEPRKWYQRRLVALEATVLAILFMGADVSASVIMAFFSHLFPYLTSSLRSLMQVGLTLLPLVLTTLLFYELYRLLPAYRPPKRPAFIGALVAAIFWELIRIAFSFFLLRFHSYDKLYGSLSKLVALVIWTYYSMVIFLLGAEIAADLARKARKDAQETTRAEITSIQE from the coding sequence GTGTGGCTAAAGCCGGTGGTTTCCGCGCGTAGATTTTTTATGACCCCAAAGAACCTGAAAAGACAATGGTTGTCGGAGTCTTATCGCTACAGCAGGCGCATAGGCCACATCATCTGGCGCTATCTCTACACCATTTACCAGGCCTATAGCCGGCATGAAGGAAGCATGATGGCCTGCGCCTGTGCCTACTGCATTCTCCTCTCTCTGGTGCCGCTGCTTGCTTTTGGTATTGCGGTTATAGGATTTTTTATTGGCGGTTCTGAACGCGCTCTTCATAGCTTTATCGCTTCTGTTGAGGGCTTTCTGCCCCTTAATCCGCGCTTTTTGCAGTCCACTCTTGGTCATGTTCTGGCAAGTCGAGGCACCCTAGGACTTATTGGGTTGGTGGGATTGCTCTATGGGGCGCATCAAGCATTTCTCGTGCTCGAAAACGCACTTAACCTCATATGGGAGGTACATGAACCGCGTAAGTGGTATCAGAGACGCCTTGTTGCTTTAGAGGCGACCGTGCTTGCCATTCTTTTTATGGGTGCTGACGTGAGTGCCTCGGTGATTATGGCCTTCTTCTCTCATCTTTTTCCCTATCTTACCTCTTCTCTTCGTTCTCTTATGCAAGTAGGGCTTACGCTACTGCCGCTTGTCCTTACAACGCTTCTATTCTACGAGCTTTACCGGCTCCTGCCCGCCTATCGCCCGCCGAAACGCCCCGCCTTCATCGGTGCCCTCGTGGCCGCTATTTTCTGGGAGCTCATTCGAATTGCATTCAGCTTCTTCCTTCTTCGTTTCCACTCCTACGATAAGCTGTATGGTTCACTTAGCAAACTTGTAGCGCTGGTGATCTGGACCTACTACTCCATGGTCATCTTTCTGCTTGGCGCGGAGATTGCGGCCGACTTAGCTCGCAAAGCGCGGAAAGACGCGCAGGAAACGACTCGTGCAGAAATTACGTCTATTCAAGAGTAG
- a CDS encoding fumarylacetoacetate hydrolase family protein, whose product MKLLRLKSEPRFYYILIGEEIFDFAVTVPGDLRLTMPLDANEFLPIICQMRKRGNLLERHQKRLEKIGPEELRPFRRPFPPEDLDLPVHPTSFRDFYAFEAHVRNARRNRGLDMIPEWYEAPAFYFSNTACMLPHGAAVPKPVETEELDFELEVAAVIGMAGCNIPVEEADDYIAGFTILNDWSARDIQRREMKVGLGPAKSKDFATSLGPYLVTPDELEPRVLPESGRGRRYDLTMKAFVNGQQISHGNLKEMHWTFAELIAHASRNTTLLPGDLIGSGTVGTGSLVEFPSGTYPWLRPGDVVRLEVDLLGTLENQVV is encoded by the coding sequence ATGAAGTTGCTTCGTCTTAAGAGCGAGCCGCGCTTCTACTATATTCTGATCGGAGAGGAGATATTCGACTTTGCGGTAACGGTGCCCGGCGATCTCCGTCTTACCATGCCGCTTGACGCCAACGAGTTTCTGCCGATTATCTGCCAAATGCGCAAGCGAGGCAACCTTTTAGAGCGTCATCAAAAACGGCTTGAGAAGATCGGGCCGGAGGAACTTCGACCTTTCCGTAGACCCTTCCCCCCTGAAGACCTCGATCTGCCCGTGCACCCCACTTCCTTTCGAGACTTCTATGCCTTTGAGGCCCATGTGCGTAACGCACGACGCAATAGAGGGCTCGACATGATTCCGGAGTGGTATGAGGCTCCGGCTTTCTACTTTTCCAATACGGCCTGTATGCTACCGCACGGGGCCGCAGTGCCCAAACCCGTAGAAACGGAGGAGCTCGACTTCGAGCTAGAGGTTGCAGCGGTAATTGGAATGGCAGGTTGTAACATTCCTGTAGAGGAGGCAGATGACTACATTGCCGGCTTCACCATTTTAAACGACTGGAGCGCACGCGATATTCAACGGCGTGAAATGAAAGTGGGGCTTGGCCCTGCCAAAAGCAAGGACTTCGCAACCTCCCTAGGGCCTTACCTCGTAACGCCCGATGAGTTGGAGCCACGAGTGTTACCTGAAAGCGGACGGGGACGGCGTTATGACCTCACGATGAAAGCTTTTGTAAACGGACAGCAGATATCCCATGGCAATCTCAAAGAGATGCACTGGACGTTTGCTGAGCTCATCGCCCACGCCTCCCGAAATACAACCCTCTTACCAGGTGACCTCATCGGCTCCGGCACTGTGGGCACTGGCAGTCTGGTAGAGTTTCCTTCGGGAACCTACCCTTGGCTTCGCCCCGGCGACGTCGTGCGCTTAGAAGTTGATCTGCTTGGAACCCTAGAGAATCAGGTTGTATAA
- the hppD gene encoding 4-hydroxyphenylpyruvate dioxygenase has product MNTQELPIRRIDHIRFFVGNARQSAYFYRNAFGFEVVAYAGLETGVRHEAAYLLRQGDIHFVLASPLRADHPDNQRLLIHGDSVQDIAFEVDDVEAAYQTALAKGAMSAKAPTYHEDEEGVYVHAAIHTYGDTIHSFVNRDRYRGLFAPGFKPLDPERYSPRTFHPVGFKSIDHIVGNVELGQMDRWVHFYEEVLGFKQLISFDDKDISTEYTALMSKVVQDGQGRIKFPLNEPAPGRKRSQVEEFLEFYGGPGVQHIALSTDDIIATVRALRHNDVSFLHVPDAYYEMLPARVGQIEEDLHELAQLGILVDRDDEGYLLQIFTKPVEDRPTLFFEVIQRHGSQSFGKGNFKALFEAIEREQALRGTL; this is encoded by the coding sequence ATGAACACACAAGAGCTGCCCATACGTCGCATTGACCACATAAGGTTTTTTGTGGGAAACGCCCGCCAATCGGCTTATTTCTATCGCAATGCCTTTGGTTTTGAGGTAGTTGCCTACGCCGGTCTAGAGACCGGGGTTCGCCATGAGGCCGCCTATCTTTTGCGCCAAGGCGATATCCATTTTGTGCTCGCTTCTCCACTCCGTGCCGACCACCCCGATAATCAACGCCTGCTGATTCACGGCGATAGCGTGCAGGATATCGCCTTTGAAGTGGACGATGTGGAGGCAGCCTATCAAACCGCCCTAGCCAAAGGCGCCATGAGCGCCAAAGCGCCCACCTACCACGAGGATGAGGAGGGGGTTTACGTTCACGCAGCCATTCACACCTATGGCGATACCATCCACAGTTTTGTCAATCGCGATCGCTATCGTGGTCTCTTTGCTCCGGGCTTTAAGCCGCTCGACCCGGAGCGCTATAGCCCACGCACCTTCCATCCGGTGGGGTTCAAAAGCATAGACCATATTGTCGGAAACGTAGAGCTAGGACAAATGGATCGTTGGGTTCACTTCTATGAGGAGGTGCTTGGCTTTAAGCAGTTGATCAGCTTCGACGATAAGGACATCAGCACAGAGTATACGGCCCTTATGTCAAAAGTGGTACAGGATGGCCAAGGACGCATTAAGTTTCCTCTCAATGAACCCGCTCCCGGCCGTAAACGGTCGCAGGTTGAGGAGTTCCTTGAGTTCTACGGTGGCCCCGGCGTACAGCACATAGCGCTTTCCACGGACGACATCATCGCCACCGTGCGGGCTTTACGTCATAACGACGTCTCCTTCCTTCATGTCCCCGACGCCTATTACGAGATGCTGCCAGCCCGCGTAGGCCAAATTGAAGAAGACCTTCACGAGTTAGCCCAGTTAGGAATCCTCGTAGACCGCGATGATGAGGGCTATCTCCTACAAATTTTTACGAAACCGGTAGAAGATCGGCCTACCCTTTTCTTCGAAGTCATCCAACGACATGGGTCGCAATCGTTCGGTAAAGGAAACTTCAAGGCGCTTTTTGAGGCCATCGAGCGGGAGCAGGCGTTGCGAGGAACCTTATGA